The genomic interval ACGGTCATTACGGTAGAAGGAGAGGAAATCAAAGGAACAGTGCATCGGCTTGGGACCCCGTCCGAGGACTATGATATCCTACTGGCCTCACCGACGAAGATTCTCAGAGATCGAAACGACAACGTAATCAAACGTCGTGATTTGGGTGATTACTCTTATCATCACTATCAAGACATTTCGCAGGTTCAAATGAACCGTCTCGAACGAGATTTTGACGCGAAAGGACCGCAGGACGACGACTATAGACAGTCAGAACTCAAGGCAGAAGAGGACTCAAAGACCGAGTCTAATAATGAAGCGGGTGGACTCGAATTCGAGGTTGCCGACGAAATCAGCGCCGAAACTGAAGATCAAGAGGAATGAATTACGTGAGAGAGGCCTTGTCCCACTCACTGTTTTCCGCAGTCTCCGGATATTCGTCGTAGACTGTCTCGATAAGATTGGATAGTGAGAGCTCGTTATAACTGTTTATGACCTTCTCAGCGGATTCACTGATAGCTTGAATGTCGTCACTGTCACTACTGTTTTCAAGGTTATACTCGAAGGCACCCCTGCCCTTTCGGGTGATGGTATAGATGTACTTTTCATCACCACTAAGGTTCGTCTCTTTTCGTCGCTGAAGTAGTCCCCTCTCCTGTAGCATCTCTACCGTCTCAATGAGCTCCTGGGAGAATGGACCATACTTGTAGTGAATAAATTCCAGTTCATCGTCGAGTTCGAGCCGGCCCTGCAGTTCCTTCTGCGTGAGGAATGCAAGCTTCTGGAGGCGCGTTCGTCCTTCGACCCGACCAGAGTCGATGTTGGACAGGATCGCGAGCGGAATCAGGTCTTTCGCCTTGATAGTACTCATTGGTCTGATCAGGGACTGCTCTCTATCTAGTGTATAGCAGAGTGACGCATATTATCGTTTCCTTCGATTCAGCAAAAGATATTACCCCTCCAACAGCACCTCGAAGCGATGAGTTATCCCACGCATCTACTGTTTTTCATTGGTGGACTCGTAGGAACTACCTATATTACTCGTGGGTATTTCAAGGCGTTAGCAGATGGTCTGGAATTTAGCGACATTAGCATTGTTACGGGTGGATTCTGTTTGTTCGCGACTGTATTCGCAACAGGATCGACGATCAATGGACTCGCCAGATTTCTTCTGATCTGCCTCATGGCGGGTTATACCACGTCCGCGCTATATTTTCGCGACGAGCGTCCCCCTAATGAGCGAACTAACGAAGGATTACCGGAAAGTCGTGATGACTATGGTCGGTTGAATCTCATCCTGATCATCGGTCTCTCAATTGCCGTGATCCTCTTCCCAACGGGATCGAAGATTCCTCCTGTAGCCATCATTGGTCCCACACTGTTCGTCCTAGGGAGTACTTCAATGGCTGTCGCCATGCTTAGTCTGTTCCTGTTTCGTAATCACGGCTCTTAATCAGGATTCAAGACGCGTTCGTGTCACCTGATCTGCTTGCTCCCAAAAGAAATCAAAAAACTGTGCCCAGAAGCGTGCTTCATCGGTGGACCGAACCAAGTAGCCTGCTTCGCCGTTCTTATACATCGAACTCCGCCTGAACTCACCACTGCCAACGTACGCAGACGTTTGATCGGCAATCGCCATCTTGAAGTGGACACTCATATCGAGGCGGCGGCCACTTGGCATTGCATGGTAGAAATCTCGGATCTCGATCGTACCGCCATTATCTATTCGGTCTTCGTATTTGTCGAGTAGATCGCGGGCGGCCTTCAGATCACGGTCGGCTGGATTGTCGACAAGGAGTTCTCGTGTCAGTACTCGCAACGATACGCCCTGTTCGGCGAGCGCATACAGTTCGTCGGCAAACCGATCAAGTCCATCACCTTCTAAGTACGGCACGCCGAGTCTGATGACATCCTCCGTATCTATCAGGACTCGTTGCAGAGCCTGATCGAGTTGAAGCATCGGGATCGGATAATCAAAGTCGTCCTCGGAAAATTGAGCTAACAGCGGAGAAGGAACACTGATAACGAGGGCTCGATCGAAATCTTGGGTGTCGTACTCGCTCGCCTCGTCAAACTTTTCGCGCTCCGCTGCGAATGCATCTTCACTTGTGACCTGATATCTCCCGTCAGCGGTCGGGAGTCGTTCGATGATGCCTTCCCGTTTGAGCGTCTTCAGATACTCCTCGCCATACGTGAGATCGTACTCATCGTCGAATTCGTTGTGCAGGTCTTCAATCGAGACTGTCCCACTCTGTGAGAGCTCTGCAATAATCCAGGGGAACGACGCAGGATTCGTCATCGGCGAACCAGCTCCCTTGCGGTTTCGCGGTTGA from Natrinema sp. HArc-T2 carries:
- a CDS encoding PadR family transcriptional regulator, whose protein sequence is MSTIKAKDLIPLAILSNIDSGRVEGRTRLQKLAFLTQKELQGRLELDDELEFIHYKYGPFSQELIETVEMLQERGLLQRRKETNLSGDEKYIYTITRKGRGAFEYNLENSSDSDDIQAISESAEKVINSYNELSLSNLIETVYDEYPETAENSEWDKASLT
- a CDS encoding phospholipase D-like domain-containing protein, with product MTNPASFPWIIAELSQSGTVSIEDLHNEFDDEYDLTYGEEYLKTLKREGIIERLPTADGRYQVTSEDAFAAEREKFDEASEYDTQDFDRALVISVPSPLLAQFSEDDFDYPIPMLQLDQALQRVLIDTEDVIRLGVPYLEGDGLDRFADELYALAEQGVSLRVLTRELLVDNPADRDLKAARDLLDKYEDRIDNGGTIEIRDFYHAMPSGRRLDMSVHFKMAIADQTSAYVGSGEFRRSSMYKNGEAGYLVRSTDEARFWAQFFDFFWEQADQVTRTRLES